A genome region from Magnolia sinica isolate HGM2019 chromosome 8, MsV1, whole genome shotgun sequence includes the following:
- the LOC131253526 gene encoding pentatricopeptide repeat-containing protein At2g38420, mitochondrial-like: MVFFGSSKTSSSLRRRRKWPFSPYKGKWQQTFNEQQAMEELKKAAVKEEQNPKTNLLSLLIASFSSYGCDPNPSAYSFIINHLSQRSLLSQLSPVLDRLERIEKFNPPERMFVDLIRSYGNAGMLHDAIELFYRIPRLRCAPTVHSLNTLLAVLCRKEDNFVLVHDVLMRTLEMNVRLEYSTFWILVKALCRFGKVNSATELLNTMALEVHGCTPDSRLYSMILSSLCKHAGSLEVVNFLEEMRKAGFSPNGREYTNVINVLVKEGRAKDAFDVLNRMKVDGIKPDIVSYTSVLDGFFSAGDFQKGEEVFDEMLVMGLVPDAFTYSVYINGLCKKGDFDGALDMTIRMEQVGCKPDVVAYNTIMMALCKVGDVGRARVLMGKMGLKGVEGNLHTYRVLIDGLVCKGAMAAAFEMLVEMLERGFVPRAATLDLMICGLCECRLFSEAVRVLEEMLGRSVAPEARAWESLLSCVEFDSGCSDTLTDLELLTWPLTD, encoded by the coding sequence ATGGTGTTCTTTGGCTCTTCCAAAACCAGCAGCAGtctaagaagaagaaggaaatggcCTTTCTCCCCATACAAAGGCAAATGGCAGCAAACCTTCAATGAGCAGCAAGCCATGGAAGAACTAAAGAAAGCAGCTGTAAAGGAAGAGCAAAACCCAAAAACCAatctcctctctcttctcattGCTTCCTTCAGTAGCTACGGCTGTGATCCAAACCCCTCTGCCTACTCCTTTATCATCAACCACCTATCCCAAAGATCTCTCCTCTCCCAACTCTCCCCGGTCCTTGACCGCCTCGAAAGAATCGAGAAATTCAATCCCCCAGAAAGGATGTTTGTCGATCTCATCAGAAGCTATGGCAATGCAGGCATGCTCCATGATGCCATCGAACTGTTCTACCGGATCCCGAGACTCAGGTGTGCCCCAACAGTACACTCCCTCAACACATTGCTTGCTGTTTTATGTAGAAAAGAAGATAACTTTGTGTTGGTTCATGATGTTCTAATGAGGACTCTAGAGATGAATGTTCGACTCGAGTATTCTACGTTTTGGATTCTTGTTAAGGCTCTTTGTAGATTTGGGAAGGTGAATTCGGCCACCGAGCTCTTAAATACGATGGCATTGGAAGTTCATGGGTGCACGCCCGACTCAAGATTGTATTCGATGATACTCTCATCACTTTGTAAACATGCTGGTTCACTTGAAGTTGTCAATTTCCTTGAAGAAATGCGGAAGGCTGGCTTTTCACCAAATGGGAGGGAGTACACAAATGTGATTAATGTTCTTGTTAAGGAGGGGAGGGCAAAGGACGCTTTTGATGTCCTGAATCGGATGAAAGTGGACGGTATAAAGCCCGATATCGTGAGTTACACTAGTGTTCTGGATGGGTTTTTCTCAGCAGGTGATTTTCAGAAAGGAGAGGAAGTTTTCGACGAAATGCTTGTCATGGGTCTTGTTCCGGATGCTTTTACTTATAGTGTTTATATCAACGGTCTCTGCAAGAAGGGAGATTTTGACGGTGCTCTTGATATGACTATTCGTATGGAACAAGTGGGTTGCAAGCCTGATGTGGTCGCCTACAATACGATCATGATGGCGTTATGCAAGGTTGGGGATGTGGGGAGAGCGAGGGTGCTCATGGGGAAGATGGGGTTGAAGGGTGTTGAGGGGAATTTGCACACGTATAGGGTTTTGATTGATGGTTTGGTTTGTAAAGGTGCGATGGCTGCAGCTTTCGAGATGTTGGTGGAAATGTTGGAGAGAGGGTTTGTTCCTCGGGCTGCAACTTTGGATTTGATGATATGTGGGTTGTGTGAATGCCGGCTCTTCAGCGAAGCAGTACGAGTTCTTGAGGAAATGCTTGGTAGGTCTGTAGCTCCAGAGGCAAGGGCATGGGAGTCACTGCTCTCTTGTGTGGAGTTTGATTCTGGTTGCTCAGATACTTTGACTGATTTGGAACTTCTAACGTGGCCGCTGACTGATTAA
- the LOC131254346 gene encoding protein FAR-RED ELONGATED HYPOCOTYL 3-like, which translates to MNNLLKNYLNSKYDLLRFFTHYERAVASRRYKESMADFKMRQSTPVMFLDVKILNETAKVYTPEVFEMFQEEYKKHLRYSISKCGGFGTIAEYCVYNDKDERRTVRFNSLDGTMTCSCKKFEFVGILCGHALKVLDFYNIKEVDPRYIMKRWRRDAKEGFGRDHTRVPTKGEHNIVLGKRYKYLCSKLHRIAAMAEEHDELFKFADKYTDKFHDEMMERMKGMKEPPLRSSKSVDESIEIEHAHHKPTESEETRRAHSRRNENVDTKSACHKPTESIDIETTHPEPIEKEVTFVNSQSSQTVSGIKVKPRVRGNRRVYQNPLDKVRKKKSRTESVQPQANQERRETAQAPNIMHPTSFQPSNYSIPSPELSHLNQGTHIAVMSPSEVPIGSHVGPGHHMVIGYTPASSGSINAPLVQFRYQAPHSGMFQQNLFNIRPQSESFWNT; encoded by the exons ATGAATAACTTATTGAAAAATTATCTGAACTCTAAATACGATCTTCTGCGTTTCTTCACCCATTATGAACGGGCAGTGGCTAGTCGACGATACAAGGAATCCATGGCTGATTTCAAAATGAGGCAAAGTACCCCAGTAATGTTTCTTGATGTGAAGATTTTAAATGAAACGGCAAAGGTGTACACTCCAGAGGTATTTGAAATGTTTCAAGAAGAGTATAAGAAACATCTTCGTTATTCAATTTCTAAATGTGGTGGATTTGGCACAATTGCAGAGTATTGTGTATATAATGATAAAGATGAAAGACGTACTGTTAGATTCAACTCTTTAGATGGTACAATGACGTGTAGTTGCAAGAAATTTGAGTTTGTGGGGATCCTATGTGGTCATGCAttgaaagttttagatttttataatataaaagaaGTTGATCCTCGGTATATTATgaaaagatggagaagagatGCAAAAGAAGGTTTTGGTAGAGATCATACCAGGGTACCAACAAAAGGCGAGCATAATATTGTTTTAGGTAAGCGGTACAAATATTTGTGTAGCAAGCTCCATAGAATTGCAGCAATGGCTGAGGAACATGATGAGTTGTTCAAATTTGCTGATAAATACACAGATAAATTCCACGATGAAATGATGGAACGTATGAAAGGGATGAAGGAACCTCCACTAAGGTCGTCTAAATCCGTTGATGAAAGCATAGAGATTGAACACGCACATCATAAGCCGACTGAAAGTGAAGAGACTAGACGTGCACACTCTAGACGAAATGAAAACGTTGATACTAAAAGTGCATGCCATAAGCCAACTGAAAGCATAGATATAGAAACAACACACCCTGAGCCTATTGAAAAAGAAGTTACTTTTGTTAATAGCCAAAGTTCACAAACTGTAAGTGGGATTAAAGTTAAGCCTCGAGTTAGGGGCAACCGTCGTGTGTATCAAAATCCGCTGGATAAAGTACGGAAGAAAAAATCTCGTACTGAATCCGTTCAACCACAAGCAAATCAAGAGAGACGAGAAACTGCTCAAGCACCAAACATAATGCACCCTACTTCATTTCAACCTTCAAATTATTCAATTCCTTCTCCTGAACTGAGTCATCTTAATCAG GGTACACATATTGCTGTCATGAGTCCCTCAGAAGTACCGATAGGATCCCATGTAGGACCCGGTCATCATATGGTGATTGGCTACACTCCTGCCTCTAGTGGGTCCATAAATGCACCACTGGTTCAATTTCGATACCAAGCACCTCATTCTGGCATGTTTCAACAGAATCTCTTCAACATTAGACCACAG TCTGAGTCGTTTTGGAATACCTAA
- the LOC131254345 gene encoding protein FAR1-RELATED SEQUENCE 5-like, with protein MDGNSLKSQAFDEPRRKLDFDTEIYVQKTSQQIDVQEASQHVLVNVDENLDEEPELGMEFSSDESAFQFYNRYAKNTGFSARRGWVKKADDDTIILKRRFCCSKEGKKRDKKQGEPPKFRRPITRTNCLASMMIKLQMNGKYSVTKFVAEHNHEVITPTKVHMLRSHRGMTDAQKDEADNADGSGIKPREAVEYFSRRSGGRENLGFQSIGYKNYLRKKRMKVMERGDAGAVLQYFQKMQADNPSFFYAIQVDEDDQITNIFWADAISIMDYSVFGDVVCFDTTYRINSYGRPFAPFIGVNHHKQTIIFGGALLYDETIESFKWLFETFFSVMFRKLPMTILTDQDAAMANAIASVMPGTYHRLCIWHIYQNAAKHLSHVFKGSTSFEHDLNRCIYDYEYEEEFLTAWNNMILKYNLMDNKWLQNLFKEKEK; from the coding sequence atggatggtaaTTCATTGAAGAGTCAAGCATTTGATGAGCCACGTCGAAAGTTAGATTTTGACACCGAAATATATGTTCAAAAAACAAGCCAACAAATAGATGTCCAAGAAGCAAGTCAACATGTATTGGTCAATGTAGATGAGAATTTAGATGAAGAGCCAGAACTAGGTATGGAGTTTTCTTCTGACGAGAGTGCATTTCAGTTTTACAATCGGTATGCTAAGAATACAGGGTTCAGTGCTCGAAGGGGATGGGTGAAGAAAGCAGATGATGATACCATCATACTTAAGAGAAGATTTTGTTGCTCTAAAGAAGGTAAAAAACGTGACAAAAAACAAGGTGAGCCTCCAAAATTTAGGCGTCCGATTACAAGAACTAATTGCCTAGCATCCATGATGATTAAGCttcagatgaatggaaaatatagtGTGACTAAGTTTGTTGCAGAGCATAACCATGAAGTTATCACACCAACAAAGGTACACATGTTAAGGTCACACAGAGGCATGACCGATGCTCAAAAAGATGAAGCGGATAATGCTGATGGCTCGGGAATAAAACCCAGGGAGGCTGTAGAATATTTTAGTAGACGATCTGGAGGTCGAGAGAATCTGGGTTTCCAATCCATTGGCTACAAAAATTACTTGCGGAAAAAGAGAATGAAAGTGATGGAAAGGGGTGATGCAGGGGCCGTTTTACAATACTTTCAAAAAATGCAAGCGGATAATCCATCTTTTTTTTATGCAATACAAGTGGATGAAGATGATCAGATCACGAATATATTCTGGGCAGATGCGATTTCAATAATGGACTATAGTGTTTTTGGAGATGTGGTTTGCTTTGATACCACGTACAGAATAAATAGTTATGGACGACCATTTGCCCCATTTATTGGGGTGAATCATCATAAGCAAACTATAATATTTGGTGGGGCTTTGCTATACGATGAAACGATTGAATCTTTCAAGTGGTTGTTCGAAACATTTTTTAGTGTCATGTTTAGAAAACTACCAATGACAATCCTTACTGACCAAGATGCTGCAATGGCTAATGCAATAGCTTCAGTGATGCCAGGAACATATCATCGCCTATGTATTTGGCATATCTATCAGAATGCTGCCAAGCACCTTAGTCATGTATTTAAAGGTTCAACAAGTTTCGAACATGATTTGAATAGATGCATATATGATTATGAGTACGAGGAAGAGTTTCTAACTGCATGGAATAACATGATTTTGAAGTACAATTTAATGGATAACAAGTGGTTACAAAATCtatttaaggaaaaagaaaaatga